In one window of Halorubrum sp. BV1 DNA:
- the trkA gene encoding Trk system potassium transporter TrkA — MHVVVIGAGEVGTSIAASLASDHEVVVVDVDPDRAEQLKYELDVLTIAGDGTSSEIQTAADVGRADMVIACTDNDQTNLVACGTAKTLGDGFTIARVKSTDFLRTWQGNEGAFGVDFMVCTDLLTAENIVRVIGLPAAVDVDPFAGGLVQMAEFEIAEGSPVAGQTVSEADRFESLTFVGLFRDGEMTIPRGDTGITVGDRAVVIGSPESVQAFATDVAPQTTPGRADEIVVVGGSEIGYQTARLLEERDFKPRVIEQDSGRARWLAENLPKTVVMEHDATDAEFLTREHVDEADIVVTALGSDEKNLLISVLAKRLGVDRVIAVVDSPDYVTVFEEIGIDIAINPRTVTAEEITRFTYESVAENIAVLENDQAEVLELELTEGCGLVGRPISEIVAETDARFVIGAITRDHALVTPRGDTVLQAGDHVILLAESDAIGAITSMA; from the coding sequence ATGCACGTGGTCGTTATCGGGGCCGGCGAGGTCGGGACGAGTATCGCCGCGAGTCTCGCGTCGGACCACGAGGTCGTCGTCGTCGACGTTGACCCGGACCGAGCGGAACAGCTCAAGTACGAACTCGACGTTCTCACCATCGCCGGCGACGGCACGAGTTCGGAGATCCAGACCGCGGCGGACGTCGGCCGCGCAGACATGGTCATTGCCTGCACCGATAACGACCAGACGAATCTCGTCGCCTGCGGGACCGCGAAGACGCTCGGTGATGGGTTCACCATCGCGCGCGTGAAGAGCACGGACTTCCTCCGGACGTGGCAGGGGAACGAAGGCGCGTTCGGCGTCGATTTTATGGTGTGTACGGACCTGCTGACGGCCGAGAACATCGTTCGCGTCATCGGCCTTCCGGCCGCCGTCGACGTCGATCCGTTCGCGGGTGGTCTGGTGCAGATGGCCGAGTTCGAGATCGCCGAGGGGAGTCCCGTGGCCGGGCAGACGGTCTCGGAGGCGGACCGCTTCGAGTCTCTCACGTTCGTCGGGCTGTTCCGCGACGGCGAGATGACCATCCCACGCGGCGACACCGGAATCACGGTCGGCGACCGTGCGGTAGTTATAGGGAGCCCCGAGAGCGTGCAAGCGTTCGCGACAGACGTCGCGCCGCAGACGACCCCTGGCCGCGCCGACGAGATCGTCGTTGTCGGCGGAAGCGAGATCGGATACCAAACGGCGAGGCTCCTCGAAGAACGCGACTTCAAGCCACGGGTGATAGAACAAGACTCCGGTCGCGCCCGCTGGCTCGCGGAGAATCTCCCGAAAACCGTCGTGATGGAACACGACGCGACAGACGCGGAGTTCCTCACGCGGGAGCACGTCGACGAGGCCGACATCGTCGTCACCGCACTCGGGTCGGACGAAAAGAACCTGCTCATCTCCGTGCTCGCGAAGCGGCTCGGCGTCGACCGGGTGATCGCGGTCGTGGACAGCCCCGATTACGTCACTGTGTTCGAGGAAATCGGTATCGACATCGCGATCAACCCGCGCACCGTGACCGCAGAAGAGATCACGCGGTTCACCTACGAGAGCGTCGCCGAAAACATCGCCGTGCTGGAGAACGATCAGGCCGAAGTCCTCGAATTGGAACTCACTGAGGGCTGCGGCCTCGTCGGACGACCGATCTCGGAGATCGTCGCCGAGACCGACGCGCGGTTCGTCATCGGCGCGATCACCCGCGATCACGCGCTTGTTACCCCTCGTGGCGATACCGTGCTTCAGGCCGGCGATCACGTTATTCTCCTTGCGGAGTCCGACGCTATCGGAGCCATCACCTCGATGGCGTGA
- a CDS encoding TrkH family potassium uptake protein, giving the protein MRPTVRVGWRASVGLSGDILAALPVPLAFPLLVALYYGESPLPFVAAIAVSVALGAGFRRLGDPNSNLGPREAFLAVALIWFLVAVVGAIPFVVAGDGTTAHPVNALFESMSGLTTTGATVLVDFSVHSRSVMMWRQVIQWLGGLGILILATAVLSEVGVGGAQLMESETQTQDINKLAPKISRTAQLIWGIYFGLTGLAVVVYFLLGLAVDPRMDLYNAVAHAFTSVATAGFSPEPLSVGAFHPAIQWAVVPFMVIGSTSFVLIYFAINGEPMRLLKNEEFHFYLGAMALFASIVALGLFFDPGIGYGVEGTLRHAVFNVVSIVTTTGYASTDYVTWAPAAKHILFMGMFVGGMVGSTTCSIKSLRWLVALKSFRRNLYTAIHPEAVRPVRISEKPIDEGAIRDIYAYLLLSIVIFFLLTVVIVVDAERSGLRVTEFEALGAAATTFLNIGPAFGAAGPYGTFATFPMSTRAVMVVLMWIGRIEIIPVLVLFTKAFWTS; this is encoded by the coding sequence GTGAGACCCACGGTGCGAGTCGGTTGGCGTGCGAGCGTCGGGCTCTCCGGGGACATCCTCGCCGCTCTCCCCGTCCCGCTGGCGTTCCCACTGTTGGTAGCGCTCTACTACGGTGAGTCGCCGCTCCCCTTCGTTGCGGCGATCGCGGTCTCGGTCGCACTTGGAGCCGGATTTCGGAGGCTTGGCGATCCGAACAGCAACCTCGGTCCCCGCGAGGCGTTCCTCGCGGTGGCGCTCATTTGGTTTCTCGTCGCCGTCGTCGGCGCGATTCCGTTCGTCGTCGCCGGCGACGGAACGACCGCACACCCGGTGAACGCACTGTTCGAGTCGATGAGCGGACTGACGACGACCGGTGCGACGGTTCTCGTCGACTTCTCGGTCCACTCCCGCTCGGTCATGATGTGGCGACAGGTGATTCAGTGGCTCGGCGGCCTCGGGATCTTGATCCTCGCGACCGCGGTGCTCTCGGAGGTCGGCGTCGGCGGGGCCCAGCTGATGGAGTCGGAGACGCAAACGCAGGACATCAACAAACTCGCGCCCAAGATCTCGCGGACGGCACAGCTCATCTGGGGAATCTACTTCGGGCTCACCGGGCTCGCGGTCGTCGTCTACTTCCTGCTCGGGCTCGCCGTCGACCCTCGGATGGACCTGTACAACGCGGTCGCGCACGCGTTCACATCGGTCGCGACCGCCGGGTTCTCGCCGGAGCCGCTCTCCGTCGGCGCGTTTCATCCGGCCATTCAGTGGGCGGTCGTCCCGTTCATGGTGATCGGCTCGACGAGCTTCGTACTCATCTATTTCGCTATCAACGGCGAACCGATGCGCCTGTTGAAAAACGAGGAGTTTCACTTCTATCTCGGTGCGATGGCCCTCTTCGCGTCGATCGTCGCCCTCGGGCTATTCTTCGATCCCGGGATCGGATACGGTGTCGAAGGAACGCTTCGCCACGCCGTGTTCAACGTCGTCTCGATCGTGACGACGACGGGGTACGCGAGCACCGATTACGTGACGTGGGCACCGGCGGCGAAGCACATCCTGTTCATGGGGATGTTCGTCGGCGGGATGGTCGGGTCGACCACGTGTTCGATCAAGTCGCTCCGGTGGCTGGTCGCGCTGAAGTCGTTCCGACGGAACCTCTACACCGCCATCCATCCGGAAGCGGTGCGTCCGGTCCGCATCTCTGAAAAGCCGATCGACGAGGGGGCCATCCGCGACATCTACGCGTACCTGCTGTTGAGCATCGTCATTTTCTTTCTTCTCACCGTGGTGATCGTTGTCGACGCGGAGCGATCCGGGCTCCGCGTGACCGAATTCGAGGCGCTCGGCGCAGCGGCGACGACGTTTCTCAACATCGGCCCCGCGTTCGGCGCTGCGGGTCCGTACGGGACGTTCGCGACCTTCCCGATGAGCACCCGAGCCGTGATGGTCGTCCTCATGTGGATCGGTCGGATCGAGATAATCCCCGTGCTCGTGCTGTTCACGAAGGCGTTCTGGACCTCGTGA
- a CDS encoding TrkH family potassium uptake protein, translating to MSWGVNWKASVGLLGVGIKYLAVTMLVPLVVAIAYGEDIWVFLVSMVLVAGIGVVVERIDPDPDLGPREALLFVSLAWITAAVIGTIPYLLAGYGTASTVGLQVGSAGAFTESIVNALFESMSGFTTTGATILGEISTDRHSHAVLMWRQLTQWLGGMGIIVLMIAILPEVAVNGAQLMESEAPGPELQKLTPKIAETARALWLIYFGFTVVYIVLLYGLHLGGMAPNMDLYNAIAHGFTTLPTGGFSPEADSIGAFSAAVQWVVIPFMVVAGVNFALFWHVLRGETQIMLENAEFRAYAGATAVVTAVLAVLLFRGAAPPIELGGVTQGVAENSLRQATFQIASLLNSTGYATADFAQWETHTQILLMFAMFIGGSAGSTGGGVKIVRWLIVGKAIRRELFTSAHPDVVQPIRLSGSVVDEDAIRGIMAFTILYLVLFGVSAVLLSLDAARIGIQLTMLESTSASLATIGNIGPGFGRLGPFGSYLFFPDTSKLLMVFLMWIGRLEIVPVLAVFISAIDTR from the coding sequence ATGTCCTGGGGCGTCAACTGGAAGGCGAGCGTCGGGCTTCTCGGGGTCGGAATCAAGTACCTCGCCGTCACGATGCTGGTGCCGCTGGTCGTAGCGATCGCGTACGGCGAGGACATCTGGGTGTTTCTCGTCTCGATGGTGCTCGTCGCCGGCATCGGGGTCGTCGTAGAACGGATCGATCCCGACCCCGATCTCGGGCCGCGCGAGGCGCTGCTTTTCGTCTCGCTCGCGTGGATCACCGCCGCGGTCATCGGCACGATCCCCTACCTTCTTGCGGGGTACGGTACCGCGTCTACGGTCGGGCTCCAGGTCGGGTCGGCCGGCGCGTTCACGGAGTCGATCGTCAACGCACTGTTCGAGTCGATGAGCGGGTTCACCACCACAGGCGCGACGATACTCGGTGAAATCAGCACCGATCGCCACTCTCACGCCGTGCTGATGTGGCGTCAGCTCACGCAGTGGCTCGGCGGGATGGGTATCATCGTGCTGATGATCGCCATCCTCCCGGAGGTCGCGGTCAACGGTGCCCAACTGATGGAATCGGAGGCCCCCGGTCCGGAACTACAGAAACTCACGCCGAAGATCGCAGAGACCGCGCGCGCGCTCTGGCTCATCTACTTCGGCTTTACCGTGGTGTACATTGTACTCTTATACGGGCTTCACCTCGGCGGAATGGCACCGAACATGGACCTATACAACGCGATCGCCCACGGGTTTACCACCCTTCCAACCGGCGGATTCTCGCCCGAAGCCGACAGCATCGGCGCGTTCTCGGCAGCCGTCCAGTGGGTCGTCATCCCGTTCATGGTCGTCGCCGGTGTCAACTTCGCGCTGTTCTGGCATGTGTTACGCGGTGAGACGCAGATCATGCTTGAGAATGCCGAGTTTCGCGCGTACGCCGGCGCGACCGCCGTCGTGACCGCCGTTCTCGCGGTGCTCCTGTTCCGCGGCGCGGCTCCACCCATCGAACTGGGCGGTGTGACCCAGGGGGTCGCCGAAAACTCGCTCCGGCAGGCGACGTTTCAGATCGCCTCGCTTCTGAACTCGACCGGGTACGCGACCGCCGACTTCGCGCAGTGGGAGACGCACACCCAGATCCTCCTCATGTTCGCGATGTTTATCGGCGGGTCGGCCGGCTCGACCGGCGGGGGCGTCAAAATCGTTCGGTGGCTCATCGTCGGGAAGGCGATCCGCCGAGAACTCTTCACTTCCGCACATCCCGACGTCGTGCAGCCGATCCGTCTCAGCGGGAGCGTCGTCGACGAGGACGCGATCCGCGGTATCATGGCGTTCACCATTCTCTATCTCGTCCTGTTCGGCGTCTCGGCGGTCCTTCTCTCTCTCGACGCCGCACGGATCGGGATTCAGCTAACGATGCTTGAGTCGACGAGCGCGTCGCTCGCGACGATCGGAAATATCGGACCGGGATTCGGTCGGTTAGGCCCCTTCGGGAGTTATCTGTTTTTCCCCGACACGTCGAAGCTGCTGATGGTGTTCCTGATGTGGATCGGTCGGCTAGAGATCGTCCCGGTGCTCGCGGTGTTCATCTCGGCGATCGACACGCGGTGA
- a CDS encoding universal stress protein, protein MTSTDDTDGQDLLGHVLLPVAHEEDALATARALAPYDPDRVTALHVVEKGEGVPDKTPIEQSEDLAAESYAAVRSVFPDADDHTAYAHDVVGAIFDAADEVDASAIAYRSRGGNRLMQFLSGDLSLKLVTNAALPVLALPRADSDE, encoded by the coding sequence ATGACGAGCACCGACGACACTGACGGGCAGGACCTGCTCGGACACGTACTCCTTCCGGTCGCTCACGAAGAAGACGCCCTAGCTACAGCGCGCGCGCTCGCACCGTACGACCCGGATCGCGTGACCGCGCTACACGTCGTCGAGAAGGGCGAGGGCGTCCCCGACAAGACGCCGATCGAGCAGTCCGAAGACCTCGCGGCCGAGTCGTACGCGGCCGTCCGGTCGGTGTTCCCTGACGCCGACGACCACACCGCGTACGCCCATGACGTCGTCGGCGCGATCTTCGATGCGGCAGACGAGGTCGATGCGAGCGCGATCGCCTACCGCTCCCGTGGCGGAAACCGACTCATGCAGTTCCTCTCCGGCGATCTGTCGCTGAAGTTGGTGACTAACGCGGCTCTCCCCGTACTTGCGCTTCCGCGAGCGGATTCGGACGAATGA
- a CDS encoding TrkA family potassium uptake protein → MYLIVVGAGDIGTPLVDLATDSGNEVVVIERDEERAERASRQYDCLVLNDDATSKETLQDAGADRADALISTTDQDATNIMVCLLAQELSIPNIVSVVHNPEHMSVFEQIGVNTMQNPQSLIAEYLYRAVSRPSVIDFMHIGEEAEVFEITVGPDAPIAGKTLREADEADLIGGQTLIVAVERDSEETPITPRGTTRIEAGDLLTVYSGIGVTPEVTDIFGHVENHA, encoded by the coding sequence ATGTATCTGATCGTCGTGGGTGCGGGCGACATCGGGACACCGCTCGTCGATCTCGCGACCGACAGCGGCAACGAGGTCGTCGTCATCGAGCGCGACGAGGAACGGGCCGAGCGAGCGTCGAGGCAGTACGACTGTCTCGTGCTCAACGACGACGCGACCTCGAAAGAGACGCTACAGGACGCCGGAGCCGACCGGGCGGACGCGCTCATCTCGACGACGGATCAGGACGCGACGAACATCATGGTCTGTCTACTGGCCCAAGAGCTGTCGATCCCGAACATCGTTTCGGTCGTTCACAACCCCGAACACATGAGCGTGTTCGAACAGATCGGCGTCAACACGATGCAGAATCCACAGAGCCTGATCGCGGAGTATCTCTACCGAGCCGTGAGTCGTCCGTCGGTCATCGATTTCATGCACATCGGCGAGGAGGCGGAGGTGTTCGAGATCACCGTCGGGCCAGACGCGCCGATCGCCGGCAAGACGCTTCGGGAGGCGGACGAGGCGGATCTCATCGGCGGCCAAACCTTGATCGTCGCCGTCGAGCGGGACAGTGAGGAGACCCCAATTACGCCGCGTGGAACCACACGCATCGAGGCTGGCGATCTGCTCACGGTCTACTCGGGGATCGGTGTAACCCCGGAGGTGACGGACATCTTTGGTCATGTGGAGAACCACGCCTGA
- a CDS encoding potassium transporter TrkG — MTGPNGGRLPSDLGIIARDIGSLLLMESGLMTVSVVVALAFSELYAALGFLLAGGLTALVGGVAYRRFADAPEPKMKHGMVIAAGGWLMVAVFGALPLFLTAWATPPAAMDAFVPAAADTASWEPIEVGGTTTLSSLGYFRDPLHAFFESMSGWTGSGLTMAVHEPSLPRAVQWWRSFIQWVGGVGVIVLTVSILSRPGSGSYALYRSEAREQKIHPSVVSTVRTVWKLVVGYTLLAFLLLFVSISASGSAYAESLSLGETAWQALNHAMTGLTTGGFSVTDNSIATYGSPLVEAALVPIMTLGAIAFPVHFVVLRDRSLHELAADLQTRWLFALLGVGVVILSIQNAASVQAAPGAFATGSFLPVSGPILDGAQLDAVRDSTFQWVSALTCTGFQSAPIGRWVAGAKVLVVGAMVLGGAAGSTVGGIKVIRGYTVARGIAWQFSRVFLPKSAVVTGRLGDRTLDRETMEREFGEAAIVTLLWIVALVVGSVVLVNVAAPEFGYADALFEVASAQGNVGLSTGITGPSMSPLAEGMFVFNMWIGRLEIIPVLVFVRAGIWGLNPR; from the coding sequence ATGACCGGTCCGAACGGCGGCCGGCTCCCGTCTGATCTGGGAATCATCGCCCGTGACATCGGCTCGCTCCTCCTGATGGAGTCCGGGCTGATGACGGTCTCCGTCGTCGTCGCCCTCGCATTTAGTGAACTCTACGCCGCACTTGGTTTCCTCCTTGCGGGTGGTCTGACGGCGCTCGTCGGCGGGGTCGCCTATCGCCGGTTCGCCGACGCCCCGGAGCCGAAGATGAAACACGGTATGGTCATCGCGGCTGGCGGGTGGCTCATGGTCGCGGTGTTCGGTGCGCTTCCTCTGTTTCTCACGGCGTGGGCGACGCCACCGGCCGCGATGGACGCGTTCGTCCCTGCCGCCGCGGACACGGCTTCGTGGGAACCGATCGAAGTCGGCGGAACCACGACGCTCTCCAGTCTCGGATACTTCCGTGACCCGCTCCACGCCTTCTTCGAAAGCATGAGCGGATGGACCGGAAGCGGACTGACGATGGCGGTCCACGAGCCATCGCTGCCGCGGGCGGTCCAGTGGTGGCGGTCGTTCATTCAGTGGGTCGGCGGCGTCGGCGTCATCGTCCTCACCGTCTCTATTCTCTCGCGGCCCGGCAGCGGGAGTTACGCGCTCTACCGGAGCGAGGCCAGAGAGCAGAAGATCCACCCGAGCGTCGTCTCGACGGTCCGGACGGTCTGGAAGCTCGTCGTCGGATACACGCTTTTGGCCTTTTTGCTGTTGTTCGTTTCAATCTCCGCAAGCGGGAGCGCGTACGCCGAGTCACTCTCTCTCGGCGAAACCGCTTGGCAGGCGCTCAACCACGCCATGACGGGACTCACGACGGGCGGATTCTCCGTCACGGACAACTCGATCGCGACGTACGGCTCTCCGTTAGTCGAGGCGGCGTTGGTGCCGATCATGACCCTCGGCGCGATCGCCTTCCCCGTCCACTTCGTGGTGCTCCGGGACCGGAGCCTCCACGAACTGGCCGCGGACCTCCAGACACGGTGGCTGTTCGCGCTGCTCGGAGTCGGCGTGGTGATCCTCTCGATACAGAACGCCGCATCCGTCCAGGCGGCACCGGGAGCGTTCGCGACGGGATCGTTCCTTCCGGTTTCCGGCCCGATACTCGACGGAGCGCAGCTCGACGCCGTTCGGGACTCGACGTTTCAGTGGGTCAGCGCTCTGACCTGCACGGGGTTCCAGTCGGCCCCGATAGGCCGGTGGGTCGCCGGCGCGAAGGTGCTCGTCGTCGGCGCGATGGTCCTCGGCGGTGCCGCCGGGTCAACCGTGGGCGGAATCAAGGTCATCCGTGGATACACGGTCGCACGCGGTATCGCCTGGCAGTTCTCCCGCGTGTTTCTGCCGAAGAGCGCGGTCGTCACCGGGCGTCTCGGCGATCGGACGCTGGACCGCGAAACGATGGAACGTGAGTTCGGCGAAGCCGCCATCGTCACTCTGCTGTGGATCGTCGCCCTCGTTGTCGGGAGCGTCGTTCTCGTCAACGTCGCCGCCCCGGAGTTCGGCTACGCCGACGCGCTGTTCGAAGTCGCCAGCGCACAGGGGAACGTCGGGCTCTCCACGGGAATCACCGGGCCGTCGATGTCGCCGCTGGCCGAGGGGATGTTCGTCTTCAACATGTGGATCGGGCGGCTCGAGATTATTCCGGTGCTGGTGTTCGTTCGGGCCGGAATCTGGGGGTTGAACCCTCGCTGA
- a CDS encoding 4-phosphopantoate--beta-alanine ligase: MTETDIPEDHPRYASLVTRHRIEAGVEAGITSKQGLIAQGRGEAFDYLLGERTVPSADAAARAAAAALLAADHPVISVNGNVAALVPGETVELAAVVDADLEVNLFNHTDERVRRIAAHLRDHGADEVKGLAADGEIPGLSHARGTVDADGIESADVVVVPLEDGDRAAALDEMGKTEIVIDLNPGSRSPQTASVPIIDNLIRAVPNVTAHARDLADADDAELEAIVDRFDADAALADAEAAIRDGDFGADAA, from the coding sequence ATGACCGAGACGGACATCCCCGAGGATCACCCGCGATACGCGTCGCTCGTGACGCGCCACCGTATCGAGGCGGGCGTCGAGGCGGGTATCACCTCGAAGCAGGGACTCATCGCGCAGGGGCGCGGCGAGGCGTTCGATTACCTCCTCGGCGAGCGGACCGTGCCGAGTGCGGACGCCGCCGCCCGCGCCGCCGCGGCCGCGCTCCTTGCGGCGGATCACCCGGTGATATCGGTGAACGGAAACGTCGCGGCGCTCGTGCCGGGAGAGACCGTCGAACTCGCCGCGGTCGTCGACGCGGATCTGGAAGTGAACCTCTTCAACCACACCGACGAGCGAGTGCGCCGGATCGCGGCCCACCTCCGCGATCACGGCGCGGACGAGGTGAAGGGGCTGGCCGCGGACGGCGAGATCCCCGGTCTGTCACACGCTCGCGGGACCGTCGACGCCGACGGCATCGAGTCGGCTGACGTGGTCGTCGTTCCCTTGGAGGACGGCGACCGCGCGGCGGCGCTCGACGAGATGGGGAAAACCGAGATCGTGATCGATCTCAATCCGGGAAGCCGGTCGCCGCAGACCGCGAGCGTGCCGATCATCGACAACCTGATCCGCGCCGTGCCGAACGTCACCGCGCACGCTCGCGACCTCGCAGACGCCGACGACGCGGAACTGGAGGCGATAGTCGATCGCTTCGACGCCGACGCGGCGCTCGCCGACGCGGAGGCCGCGATCCGCGACGGGGACTTCGGTGCCGACGCGGCGTGA
- the pyk gene encoding pyruvate kinase, translated as MRNAKIVCTIGPASDDRDTIRDLAAAGMSVVRLNASHGTTDHRETVIERARAVDAEIDDPLAVMVDLKGPEVRTAEIDEPITIVEGSTVTFVEADDATPDRIGLTHSIAAAGPGDTVLLDDGRIECRVDGVDGESVTATVVSGGDLGSRKGVNLPGVAIDVDLITPEDEAELDLAARTDADFVAASFVRDADDVYTIADELEARGGDDIPIVAKIERAGAVENLEGIVDAADGVMVARGDLGVECPLEDVPVIQKRIIRTCVNQGVPVITATEMLDSMVASRRPTRAEASDVANAVLDGTDAVMLSGETAIGDDPVNVVETMDRIVRQVEGSNEYAETREQRVPTADEGSRTEALARSARYLARDIGASTIVAVSESGFTARKTAMFRPGVPVVATTPDDRIRRQLALTWGVRPVLSEYAHDMETILDNAVDAALDTGGAESGDTLVVLSGMLTEFEGTNTTNTLKVHVAAETLVTGKAVVSGHTAAPVYRVTDGALDEVPSGSIVALGPGFEGEFTGGLDAIAGIIDAREGMTGYPAVVARELGVPMVSGATLPERVADGETVTVDGERGIVYDGDVIAAARSR; from the coding sequence ATGCGAAACGCCAAGATCGTCTGTACGATCGGTCCCGCCTCGGACGATAGGGACACGATCCGCGACCTCGCCGCGGCGGGGATGTCCGTCGTCCGACTGAACGCCAGCCACGGAACGACGGACCACAGAGAGACCGTTATCGAGCGCGCCCGCGCCGTGGACGCCGAGATCGACGACCCGCTCGCGGTGATGGTCGATCTGAAAGGGCCAGAGGTCCGGACCGCCGAGATCGACGAGCCGATCACGATCGTCGAGGGGTCGACGGTGACGTTCGTCGAGGCCGACGACGCCACGCCCGACCGGATCGGTCTCACTCACTCGATCGCGGCCGCGGGACCGGGCGACACCGTGCTCCTCGACGACGGCCGAATCGAGTGCCGCGTCGACGGCGTCGACGGCGAGTCGGTGACCGCGACCGTCGTCTCCGGCGGGGATCTCGGCTCCCGAAAGGGTGTGAACCTCCCGGGCGTCGCCATCGACGTCGACCTGATCACGCCCGAAGACGAGGCCGAACTCGACTTGGCGGCGCGGACCGACGCCGACTTCGTCGCGGCCTCGTTCGTGCGCGACGCCGACGACGTCTACACGATCGCCGACGAGCTCGAGGCCCGCGGCGGCGACGACATCCCGATCGTCGCCAAGATCGAACGCGCCGGGGCGGTGGAGAACCTCGAAGGGATAGTCGACGCCGCAGACGGCGTGATGGTCGCGCGCGGCGACCTCGGCGTGGAGTGTCCGCTCGAAGACGTGCCCGTGATCCAAAAGCGGATCATCCGGACGTGCGTCAACCAGGGCGTCCCCGTGATCACCGCGACCGAGATGCTCGACTCGATGGTCGCCTCGCGGCGGCCGACCCGCGCCGAGGCCTCGGACGTCGCGAACGCTGTCCTCGACGGAACGGACGCGGTGATGCTCTCCGGCGAGACCGCGATCGGCGACGACCCGGTCAACGTCGTCGAGACGATGGACCGGATCGTCCGGCAGGTCGAGGGGAGCAACGAGTACGCAGAGACGCGAGAACAGCGCGTCCCGACCGCGGACGAGGGGTCTCGAACCGAGGCGCTGGCGCGCTCCGCGCGCTACCTCGCCCGCGACATCGGCGCGTCGACGATCGTCGCGGTCTCCGAGTCCGGCTTCACGGCGCGCAAGACCGCGATGTTCCGTCCCGGCGTCCCGGTGGTCGCGACGACTCCGGACGACCGGATCCGCCGCCAGCTCGCGCTCACATGGGGCGTCCGTCCGGTGTTGAGCGAGTACGCCCACGACATGGAGACGATCCTCGATAACGCGGTCGACGCCGCGCTCGACACGGGCGGTGCCGAGTCGGGCGACACGCTCGTCGTCCTCTCCGGGATGTTGACCGAGTTCGAGGGGACGAACACGACGAACACCCTCAAGGTCCACGTCGCGGCCGAGACGCTCGTGACCGGGAAGGCGGTCGTCAGCGGACACACGGCGGCTCCCGTGTACCGCGTCACAGACGGCGCGCTCGACGAGGTTCCAAGCGGGTCGATCGTCGCGCTCGGACCCGGATTCGAGGGGGAGTTCACGGGAGGCCTCGATGCGATCGCCGGCATCATCGACGCCCGCGAGGGGATGACCGGCTACCCGGCCGTGGTCGCCCGCGAACTCGGGGTCCCGATGGTCTCCGGCGCGACGCTGCCGGAGCGCGTCGCCGACGGCGAGACGGTCACCGTCGACGGCGAGCGCGGTATCGTCTACGACGGCGACGTGATCGCGGCGGCACGGAGCCGGTAA
- a CDS encoding NfeD family protein has product MNALAQSGLFAPETLPLLLLTAGLLLSMAEAIAPGANFIVVGIALIGAGLGGLLLASVGVAGAGLAIVMALLTLGFGAAAFYGYREFDLYGGKGQQQTTDSDSLKGKTGTVTEEVTAAGGEVKLAGGGFNPYYSARAIEGTIAEGEEVMVVDPGGGNVVTVESMGYVEDDIDRQLAADRARKKADDGVDSEGEADHETEADRGTEADHETEAGVDRE; this is encoded by the coding sequence ATGAACGCGCTCGCGCAGTCGGGGCTTTTTGCCCCCGAGACCCTCCCGCTCCTGTTGTTGACGGCCGGGCTGTTGCTCTCGATGGCGGAGGCGATCGCTCCGGGGGCGAACTTCATCGTCGTCGGCATCGCGCTCATCGGAGCCGGCCTCGGCGGCCTCCTCCTGGCGAGCGTCGGTGTCGCGGGCGCGGGGCTCGCGATCGTCATGGCGCTTCTGACGCTCGGGTTCGGCGCGGCCGCCTTCTACGGCTACCGCGAGTTCGACCTGTACGGCGGGAAGGGTCAACAGCAGACGACCGACAGCGACTCGCTGAAGGGGAAGACCGGCACCGTCACGGAGGAGGTCACGGCCGCGGGCGGCGAGGTGAAACTCGCCGGCGGCGGATTCAACCCGTACTACTCCGCGCGAGCCATCGAGGGGACGATCGCGGAGGGCGAAGAGGTGATGGTCGTCGACCCCGGCGGCGGCAACGTGGTTACCGTGGAGTCGATGGGATACGTCGAAGACGACATCGACAGGCAGCTCGCGGCCGACCGCGCCCGGAAGAAAGCGGACGATGGCGTCGACAGCGAGGGTGAGGCGGACCACGAGACGGAGGCGGACCGCGGGACGGAGGCGGACCACGAGACAGAGGCGGGGGTCGACCGCGAATGA